One Frankia alni ACN14a DNA window includes the following coding sequences:
- the murD gene encoding UDP-N-acetylmuramoyl-L-alanine--D-glutamate ligase produces MASPAEPAGPRAWAGLSVLVVGVGVSGLAAARALLARGARVRVVDAGDTERHRAAAADLRALGATVVLGGLPAGPGGAGLVVTSPGVPPTAPLITGSAAAGVPVWGEVELAWRWRGATRWLAVTGTNGKTTTTEMLGAMLAAGGRRAITAGNIGTPIVEAVAAEPPYDTLAVELSSFQLHYTHTVAPLAAAVLNVAPDHLDWHGGAQAYAEAKARIWRDPATIAIGNADDAASARLLAGAPGRRVLFGRDPAARPAPGLTVEAGHLVDHAFGGGRLVAVRDLRVTGPHLISNALAAAALARAEGVDPAAIGAALAEFRAGAHRNAEVAVIDGVRWVDDSKATNPHAAAASLAGYPSVVWIAGGLNKGLAFDELVRDARGVLRGAVLIGRCADEIAVALARHAPDVPVERAAGMDDAVRAAAALARAGDTVLLAPAAASMDMFRDYAARGDLFAEAVRAREG; encoded by the coding sequence ATGGCTAGCCCCGCGGAGCCGGCGGGGCCGCGGGCCTGGGCGGGGCTGTCGGTACTGGTCGTCGGGGTGGGGGTGTCGGGGCTCGCCGCGGCCCGGGCGCTGCTCGCCCGCGGCGCCCGGGTGCGGGTCGTCGACGCCGGTGACACCGAGCGGCACCGCGCGGCCGCCGCCGACCTGCGGGCGCTCGGGGCCACGGTGGTGCTCGGCGGCCTGCCGGCGGGGCCCGGCGGCGCCGGGCTCGTCGTCACGTCGCCCGGCGTCCCGCCGACCGCGCCGCTGATCACCGGATCGGCGGCGGCGGGGGTGCCGGTGTGGGGGGAGGTCGAGCTCGCCTGGCGCTGGCGCGGCGCCACCCGCTGGCTCGCCGTGACCGGCACGAACGGCAAGACCACGACCACCGAGATGCTCGGGGCGATGCTCGCCGCGGGGGGCCGGCGGGCGATCACCGCCGGCAACATCGGCACGCCGATCGTCGAGGCCGTCGCCGCCGAGCCGCCCTACGACACGCTCGCCGTCGAGCTGTCCAGCTTCCAGCTCCACTACACCCACACCGTGGCCCCGCTGGCCGCGGCCGTGCTCAACGTCGCCCCCGACCACCTCGACTGGCACGGCGGCGCGCAGGCCTACGCCGAGGCCAAGGCGCGGATCTGGCGCGATCCGGCGACGATCGCGATCGGCAACGCCGACGACGCGGCGAGCGCCCGGCTGCTCGCCGGGGCGCCGGGGCGCCGGGTGCTGTTCGGCCGGGACCCGGCGGCCCGCCCCGCCCCGGGGCTGACCGTCGAGGCCGGTCACCTCGTCGACCACGCCTTCGGCGGCGGTCGGCTCGTCGCCGTGCGCGACCTGCGGGTCACCGGCCCCCACCTGATCTCCAACGCGCTGGCCGCGGCGGCGCTCGCCCGCGCCGAGGGCGTCGACCCCGCGGCGATCGGCGCGGCGCTTGCCGAGTTCCGCGCCGGGGCCCACCGCAACGCCGAGGTCGCCGTCATCGACGGCGTCCGCTGGGTGGACGACAGCAAGGCGACCAATCCGCACGCCGCCGCCGCCTCGCTGGCCGGCTACCCGTCGGTCGTGTGGATCGCCGGCGGGCTGAACAAGGGCCTCGCCTTCGACGAGCTCGTCCGCGACGCCCGCGGCGTGCTGCGCGGCGCGGTGCTCATCGGCCGCTGCGCCGACGAGATAGCCGTCGCGCTCGCCCGACACGCCCCCGATGTCCCCGTCGAACGGGCCGCCGGCATGGACGATGCGGTGAGGGCCGCGGCGGCACTCGCGCGCGCCGGTGACACGGTGCTGCTCGCGCCGGCCGCGGCCTCGATGGACATGTTCCGCGACTATGCGGCCCGCGGAGACCTGTTCGCCGAGGCGGTGCGCGCACGAGAGGGGTAG
- the ftsW gene encoding putative lipid II flippase FtsW — protein MAGSRPVSPPTGMPVRPIAAGSGGSGRSGRTGRTGREAQDRVAQDDDGPVDRETAELRVPLLDRPLASYYLLLSSAGLLLLLGLVMVLSASSVRSYALFGSAYTLFIRQAIWVGIGLPIVVAASRLPVRVFRALAYPLLAGTVLLLMAVLVPGIGSVRGGARQWIVVGPITIQPSELAKIALVLWCSDLLVRKRRRLSDPKHLFVPLVPVFLFIDLLMLLEPDLGGAICVTVVPLTILWVIGTPKRFYGAVMGSMILAATVLAVVEPYRIRRLLSFTDPFADANGDGFQAVQGIYALSTGGWWGDGLGASRAKWPELLPAVHTDFILAIIGEELGLVGSLVVVGLFGVLGYAGLRIAHRSDDLFVRLAAAGVTAWIIVQAVVNMGAVVGLLPITGVTLPLVSFGGSALLPTLAALGMLLSFARSEPAAAKYLARRAEERRAARAERAGVRRRPRLPGRRGRRPDLELVPVDGLDIAPGTGGRATGTGLSVGRPDVSSS, from the coding sequence GTGGCTGGTTCGAGGCCGGTGTCGCCCCCTACCGGGATGCCGGTGCGGCCGATCGCCGCCGGTTCCGGCGGATCCGGCCGATCTGGCCGGACCGGCCGGACCGGCCGGGAGGCTCAGGACCGGGTTGCTCAGGACGACGACGGCCCGGTGGACCGGGAGACCGCCGAGCTGCGGGTGCCGCTGCTCGACCGGCCGTTGGCCTCCTACTACCTGCTGCTGTCCTCGGCCGGTCTGCTGCTGTTGCTCGGCCTGGTCATGGTGCTCTCGGCGTCGAGCGTGCGCTCCTACGCCCTGTTCGGCTCGGCGTACACGCTGTTCATCCGGCAGGCGATCTGGGTGGGCATCGGCCTGCCGATCGTCGTCGCGGCCAGCCGGCTGCCGGTGCGGGTCTTCCGCGCCCTGGCCTACCCGTTGCTGGCCGGGACGGTGCTGCTGCTCATGGCCGTGCTCGTCCCCGGCATCGGCAGCGTGCGCGGGGGTGCCCGGCAGTGGATCGTCGTCGGCCCGATCACCATCCAGCCCAGCGAGCTGGCGAAGATCGCGCTGGTGCTGTGGTGCTCGGATCTGCTGGTGCGCAAGCGGCGGCGGCTGTCCGACCCGAAGCACCTGTTCGTCCCGCTCGTGCCGGTGTTCCTGTTCATCGACCTGCTGATGCTGCTCGAACCGGACCTCGGCGGCGCGATCTGCGTGACGGTCGTCCCACTGACCATCCTGTGGGTGATCGGCACCCCGAAGCGCTTCTACGGCGCGGTGATGGGTTCGATGATCCTCGCGGCGACCGTGCTCGCCGTCGTCGAGCCCTACCGGATCCGGCGGCTGCTGTCGTTCACCGACCCCTTCGCCGACGCCAACGGTGACGGCTTCCAGGCCGTCCAGGGCATCTACGCGCTGTCCACGGGCGGCTGGTGGGGCGACGGGCTCGGCGCCTCCCGGGCGAAGTGGCCGGAGCTGCTGCCCGCGGTGCACACCGACTTCATCCTCGCGATCATCGGCGAGGAGCTGGGGCTGGTCGGCAGCCTCGTGGTGGTCGGGCTGTTCGGCGTGCTCGGCTACGCGGGCCTGCGCATCGCCCACCGCTCCGACGACCTGTTCGTCCGGTTGGCCGCCGCCGGCGTCACCGCCTGGATCATCGTCCAGGCGGTGGTGAACATGGGGGCGGTCGTCGGCCTGCTGCCGATCACCGGCGTCACCCTGCCGCTGGTGTCCTTCGGCGGGTCCGCGCTGCTGCCCACCCTCGCCGCGCTGGGGATGCTGCTGTCCTTCGCCCGTTCGGAGCCGGCGGCGGCGAAGTACCTGGCCCGACGGGCCGAGGAACGCCGCGCGGCCCGCGCCGAGCGCGCCGGGGTGCGGCGGCGGCCGCGGCTGCCCGGCCGCCGTGGCCGCCGACCCGACCTGGAGCTCGTGCCCGTCGACGGCCTCGACATAGCACCCGGCACCGGTGGGCGAGCGACCGGTACCGGGCTGTCCGTGGGCCGGCCCGATGTGTCATCGTCTTGA
- the murG gene encoding undecaprenyldiphospho-muramoylpentapeptide beta-N-acetylglucosaminyltransferase — protein MLRSVVLAGGGTAGHVEPALAVADALRAADPRARLTLLGTATGLEARLVPARGYELATVPKVPMPRRPTPALLKLPVRLFDAVRQAGATLDRVRADVVVGFGGYVSVPAYLAARRRGIPIVVHEANPLPGMANRLGARFTPFVATSYPSTPLRGATLTGIPLRAEILSLDRSPAAARAARARYGLDPHRPTLLVFGGSQGARSLNQVMTTAAHSLATAGVQVLHAAGPKNFEEVAAALPRGLPAPYELRPYLDDIMSAYAAADMTLCRSGAMTCAELAAVGLPAAYVPLPHGNGEQRRNALPTVEAGGGLLVEDAALDEDWLLANVLPVLTSAERLAKMSAACAGTGYPQAAAAIVAMVRDAAATRRRSRPRHAAS, from the coding sequence ATGTTGCGAAGCGTAGTGCTCGCCGGCGGCGGGACAGCCGGCCATGTCGAACCCGCGCTCGCCGTGGCGGACGCCCTGCGCGCCGCCGATCCGCGCGCGCGGCTGACCCTGCTGGGCACGGCCACCGGCCTGGAGGCCCGTCTGGTGCCGGCGCGGGGCTACGAGCTGGCGACGGTGCCGAAGGTGCCGATGCCGCGCCGGCCCACCCCCGCGCTGCTGAAGCTGCCCGTCCGCCTGTTCGACGCGGTGCGCCAGGCGGGCGCGACGCTGGACCGGGTCCGGGCGGACGTCGTCGTCGGCTTCGGCGGCTATGTGTCGGTGCCTGCCTACCTCGCCGCCCGGCGCCGCGGCATCCCGATCGTGGTCCACGAGGCGAACCCGCTGCCCGGGATGGCCAACCGGCTCGGCGCCCGGTTCACCCCGTTCGTCGCCACCTCGTACCCGAGCACCCCACTGCGCGGCGCGACCCTCACCGGGATCCCGCTGCGTGCGGAGATCCTCAGCCTCGACCGCTCACCGGCCGCCGCCCGCGCCGCGCGGGCCCGCTACGGGCTTGACCCGCACCGCCCGACCCTGCTCGTCTTCGGCGGCTCCCAGGGGGCCCGCAGCCTCAACCAGGTCATGACCACGGCCGCGCACTCGCTGGCCACCGCGGGCGTCCAGGTGCTGCACGCGGCCGGACCGAAGAACTTCGAGGAGGTCGCGGCGGCGCTGCCCCGCGGGCTGCCGGCCCCCTACGAGCTGCGGCCCTACCTGGACGACATCATGTCCGCGTATGCCGCCGCCGACATGACGCTGTGCCGCTCCGGCGCGATGACCTGCGCCGAACTCGCCGCGGTGGGCCTGCCGGCGGCCTACGTGCCGCTCCCGCACGGCAACGGCGAGCAGCGTCGCAACGCCCTGCCGACGGTGGAGGCCGGCGGTGGCCTGCTCGTCGAGGACGCCGCCCTCGACGAGGACTGGCTGCTGGCGAACGTGCTGCCGGTGCTCACCTCGGCGGAGAGGCTGGCGAAGATGTCGGCGGCGTGCGCGGGCACCGGCTACCCGCAGGCCGCCGCGGCGATCGTCGCCATGGTCCGCGACGCGGCGGCGACCCGGCGCCGGTCCCGCCCCCGTCACGCCGCCTCCTAG
- a CDS encoding nitroreductase/quinone reductase family protein — MSDTQDPRSPGFDIRAVNQTVIAEYRATGGALEKTLPGSRLVLLTTTGRHSGREHTTPLGYVTDSAADSPADAPTDEIPTDEEHQAGGNGRAGRHDRIIVFASNMAASRHPDWYRNLTANPKVTVELGDDRFAAQASTATGTERERLYQALVETMPGIRGHQEQVEREIPVVVLSALR; from the coding sequence ATGTCCGACACTCAGGACCCGCGCAGCCCCGGCTTCGACATCCGGGCGGTCAACCAGACCGTGATCGCCGAATACCGAGCCACCGGCGGAGCACTGGAGAAGACGCTGCCCGGCTCCCGGCTCGTGCTGCTGACGACGACCGGTCGGCACAGCGGGCGGGAACACACCACGCCCCTCGGTTACGTGACCGACAGCGCCGCCGACAGCCCCGCCGACGCCCCGACGGACGAGATCCCGACGGACGAGGAGCACCAGGCCGGCGGGAACGGGCGGGCTGGCCGCCACGACCGCATCATCGTGTTCGCATCCAACATGGCGGCCTCGCGGCATCCGGACTGGTACCGCAACCTGACGGCCAACCCCAAGGTCACCGTCGAGCTCGGGGACGACCGGTTCGCCGCGCAGGCGTCCACCGCCACCGGGACCGAACGGGAGCGGCTCTACCAGGCACTGGTGGAGACGATGCCGGGCATCCGCGGACACCAGGAGCAGGTCGAGCGCGAGATCCCCGTCGTCGTCCTGTCCGCCCTGCGCTGA
- a CDS encoding UDP-N-acetylmuramate--L-alanine ligase, with protein sequence MTRQRTQHVHFLGIGGSGLSPLAQIHLAGGGKVSGSDAEDSPRVATLRARGVPVRVGPAPAAEKIAAELAGVDVVVASSALAEDHPEIVAARSLGLAVRRRSEWLPELTAGYRLVAVAGSHGKSTTSAMLTLVLRAAGLDPTAVIGAEVSQLGGNALAGSGDLFVLESDEYGGAFAGLEPTIAVITNVEWEHPDIFPDEASVRTAFTAFARRVRPGGRLVVCGDDPGVAAVLAELHRQGTPAAAPVLDYGFGTDRRWRAVDVATVAGDDTARAVVLHGGQEIGTLTLAVPGRHSLLNALAVLAVATELGVAPAQTLATLATYTGAARRFEFVGFWRAGTPDPAVPAAAGAAAAPPVRRDPATAAAAATTAPIGPPDSPPPTGIALPRAAPPAVDAPVAATPAPAAGPDHAAALPAPAGALASRSPTGPATAVADPVGEWSLEIIDDYAHHPTEIRLTLAAARARTHGRALWAVLQPHTYSRFAALLDGFATAFADADRVYVTDIYAARETDDLGRHPTDLVERLVGPAVVGYVPWPELVDRLAADVRDTLSGPVPAQAGGILLLTLGAGTITTVGPRLLAALDEPAAG encoded by the coding sequence GTGACCCGTCAGCGCACCCAGCACGTCCATTTCCTCGGCATCGGCGGCTCCGGCCTGTCGCCGCTGGCCCAGATCCACCTCGCCGGTGGCGGGAAGGTCAGCGGCAGCGACGCGGAGGACTCCCCCCGCGTGGCGACCCTGCGCGCTCGCGGGGTGCCCGTCCGCGTCGGGCCCGCGCCGGCCGCGGAGAAGATCGCCGCCGAGCTCGCCGGCGTGGATGTCGTGGTCGCCTCCAGCGCCCTCGCCGAGGATCACCCCGAGATCGTCGCCGCCCGGTCGCTGGGCCTGGCGGTCCGCCGCCGGTCCGAGTGGCTACCGGAGCTGACCGCGGGTTACCGGCTGGTCGCTGTGGCCGGCTCGCACGGCAAGTCGACCACGTCGGCGATGTTGACCCTGGTGCTGCGCGCGGCCGGGCTCGACCCCACCGCCGTCATCGGCGCGGAGGTCTCCCAGCTCGGGGGCAACGCCCTCGCCGGCTCCGGCGACCTGTTCGTGCTGGAATCCGACGAGTACGGCGGCGCGTTCGCCGGCCTCGAACCCACCATCGCCGTGATCACCAACGTCGAGTGGGAGCACCCGGACATCTTCCCGGACGAGGCGTCGGTCCGGACCGCCTTCACCGCGTTCGCCCGGCGGGTGCGTCCCGGCGGCCGGCTGGTCGTCTGCGGGGACGATCCGGGGGTGGCCGCCGTCCTCGCCGAGCTGCACCGGCAGGGGACGCCCGCGGCCGCGCCGGTGCTCGACTACGGCTTCGGGACGGATCGCCGCTGGCGTGCGGTGGACGTCGCCACCGTGGCCGGGGACGACACGGCCCGCGCCGTCGTCCTGCACGGCGGTCAGGAGATCGGCACCCTGACCCTGGCGGTCCCCGGCCGACACTCGCTCCTCAACGCGCTGGCGGTCCTCGCGGTCGCCACCGAGCTGGGCGTCGCGCCGGCCCAGACCCTGGCGACGCTCGCGACCTACACCGGTGCCGCCCGCCGCTTCGAGTTCGTCGGCTTCTGGCGCGCCGGCACACCCGATCCCGCCGTCCCGGCCGCCGCAGGCGCCGCAGCCGCCCCACCCGTCCGCCGCGATCCCGCCACCGCGGCCGCAGCCGCCACCACGGCACCCATCGGGCCGCCGGACTCGCCGCCGCCGACCGGCATCGCCCTGCCGCGGGCCGCGCCCCCGGCCGTCGACGCACCGGTGGCGGCGACGCCGGCCCCCGCGGCCGGCCCCGACCATGCGGCCGCCCTGCCGGCCCCCGCCGGCGCGCTCGCCTCGCGCTCGCCGACCGGACCGGCCACCGCCGTCGCCGATCCGGTCGGCGAGTGGAGCCTGGAGATCATCGACGACTACGCCCACCACCCGACCGAGATCCGGCTGACGCTCGCCGCGGCCCGCGCCCGGACACACGGCCGGGCGCTGTGGGCCGTGCTCCAGCCGCACACCTACAGCCGGTTCGCCGCGCTGCTCGACGGCTTCGCCACCGCCTTCGCCGACGCCGATCGGGTCTACGTCACCGACATCTACGCCGCCCGGGAGACCGACGACCTCGGCCGGCACCCGACGGACCTGGTCGAGCGGCTGGTCGGGCCCGCGGTGGTCGGCTACGTGCCCTGGCCGGAGCTGGTCGACCGGCTCGCCGCGGACGTCCGCGACACGCTGAGCGGCCCCGTTCCCGCCCAGGCCGGCGGCATCCTGCTGCTCACCCTGGGCGCCGGGACGATCACCACGGTCGGGCCGCGGCTGCTGGCGGCGCTGGACGAACCGGCGGCGGGCTGA
- the ftsZ gene encoding cell division protein FtsZ, with protein sequence MAAPQNYLAVIKVVGIGGGGVNAVNRMIEVGLKGVEFIAINTDAQALLMSDADVKLDVGRELTRGLGAGADPEVGRQAAEDHREEIEEVLKGADMVFVTAGEGGGTGTGGAPVVANVARSLGALTIGVVTRPFTFEGRRRATQADTGIDTLRNEVDTLIVIPNDRLLAMTDRDISVLDAFRSADQVLLSGVQGITDLITTPGLINLDFADVKTVMSHAGSALMGIGRARGDDRATVAAEQAIASPLLEASMDGAQGVLLNISGGSDLGLFEINAAAELVADAAHPEANIIFGAVIDDALGDEVRVTVIAAGFDTVQDRRIRPSHVQQSRRPPGQGGAAGGGTGSVAPAPAPASAPSTTILPPLPTIPSASARAAQAAPPPPPPPPPPTPAPVQPAPPTPSYLQTPPSPIAQANVGHYHPEPLPGAPAAHERVSPGESTVIPTVESRIAPPVREPVEPAADPGYAQPHRVDPPRATGPRPTYPPPRRPVRPVADDDELDVPDFLK encoded by the coding sequence ATGGCTGCCCCACAGAACTATCTCGCGGTCATCAAGGTCGTCGGGATCGGTGGTGGTGGCGTCAACGCCGTCAACCGGATGATCGAAGTCGGTCTCAAGGGTGTCGAGTTCATCGCCATCAACACCGATGCCCAGGCCTTGCTCATGAGCGACGCCGACGTGAAGCTCGACGTCGGCCGCGAGCTGACCCGGGGCCTCGGCGCCGGGGCCGATCCCGAGGTGGGCCGGCAGGCCGCCGAGGACCACCGGGAGGAGATCGAGGAGGTCCTCAAGGGGGCCGACATGGTCTTCGTCACCGCTGGTGAGGGTGGTGGCACCGGTACGGGTGGCGCCCCCGTCGTGGCGAACGTGGCCCGTTCGCTCGGCGCGCTCACCATCGGTGTCGTGACCCGGCCGTTCACCTTCGAGGGCAGGCGCCGCGCGACCCAGGCGGACACGGGCATCGACACTCTGCGCAACGAGGTCGACACCCTCATCGTCATCCCGAACGACCGCCTGCTGGCGATGACCGACCGCGACATCAGCGTGCTCGACGCCTTCCGCAGCGCCGACCAGGTGCTGCTCTCCGGTGTCCAGGGCATCACCGACCTGATCACCACCCCCGGTCTGATCAACCTCGACTTCGCCGACGTGAAGACGGTCATGTCGCACGCCGGCAGCGCGTTGATGGGTATCGGGCGGGCCCGTGGCGACGACAGGGCCACGGTGGCCGCCGAACAGGCGATCGCCTCCCCGCTGCTGGAGGCGAGCATGGACGGCGCCCAGGGCGTCCTGCTCAACATCTCCGGCGGCTCGGACCTCGGTCTGTTCGAGATCAACGCGGCCGCGGAGCTCGTCGCGGACGCGGCCCACCCCGAGGCGAACATCATTTTTGGCGCGGTGATCGACGACGCCCTCGGCGACGAGGTGCGGGTGACGGTCATCGCCGCCGGGTTCGACACGGTGCAGGACCGGCGGATCAGGCCGTCCCACGTGCAGCAGTCGCGGCGGCCCCCCGGCCAGGGTGGGGCCGCCGGCGGCGGCACCGGGAGCGTGGCCCCGGCTCCGGCCCCGGCGTCCGCGCCGTCGACGACGATTCTGCCGCCCCTGCCGACGATCCCGAGCGCCTCGGCCCGCGCGGCCCAGGCCGCGCCGCCGCCCCCGCCACCCCCGCCGCCGCCCACCCCCGCGCCGGTCCAGCCGGCCCCGCCGACGCCGAGCTACCTGCAGACGCCGCCGTCACCGATCGCCCAGGCGAACGTCGGGCACTACCATCCCGAGCCGCTGCCGGGGGCGCCGGCCGCCCACGAGCGCGTCTCGCCCGGCGAGTCGACGGTGATCCCGACGGTGGAGTCGCGCATCGCGCCGCCCGTGCGGGAACCCGTGGAGCCGGCGGCCGACCCCGGCTACGCCCAGCCGCACCGGGTCGACCCGCCACGGGCGACGGGGCCGCGACCGACCTACCCGCCGCCGCGCCGCCCCGTTCGGCCGGTGGCCGACGACGACGAGCTGGACGTGCCGGACTTCCTCAAATAG
- the pgeF gene encoding peptidoglycan editing factor PgeF — translation MPVLVTSRAGGVSVPPFGGLNLGDHVGDAEDAVAANRRRLAERLRMPVQYMRQVHGTRVVVAREPAPPPEADALVTDVPGLALAVMVADCAPVLFESPTAVGVAHAGRAGMTDGVIDATLAAFDRLGVPADRLTVTIGPCVCAGCYEVPAELRREVEQRVPGSAAATRRGTAAIDLRAGIHHQLTAAGVTDIAVATRCTAEDPELYSYRRDGRTGRFAGVAWLGSAA, via the coding sequence ATGCCGGTTCTCGTCACCTCCCGCGCGGGCGGGGTCAGCGTGCCGCCGTTCGGCGGGCTCAATCTCGGTGATCATGTCGGCGACGCCGAGGATGCCGTCGCCGCCAACCGGCGCCGGCTGGCCGAGCGGCTGCGGATGCCGGTGCAGTACATGCGCCAGGTACACGGCACGCGGGTCGTCGTCGCGCGCGAGCCGGCCCCACCGCCGGAGGCGGACGCCCTCGTGACCGACGTGCCGGGCCTCGCGCTGGCGGTGATGGTCGCCGACTGCGCGCCGGTGCTGTTCGAGTCCCCGACGGCGGTGGGGGTCGCGCACGCCGGGCGGGCCGGCATGACCGACGGAGTGATCGACGCGACGCTGGCGGCGTTCGACCGGCTCGGTGTCCCGGCGGATCGGCTCACCGTCACCATCGGCCCGTGCGTCTGTGCGGGCTGCTACGAGGTGCCGGCGGAGCTGCGCCGGGAGGTCGAGCAGCGGGTGCCGGGTAGCGCGGCGGCGACGCGGCGGGGGACCGCCGCGATCGACCTGCGGGCGGGCATCCACCATCAGCTCACCGCGGCGGGTGTGACCGACATCGCCGTCGCCACCCGCTGCACCGCGGAGGACCCGGAGCTCTACTCCTACCGCCGCGACGGTCGTACCGGTCGGTTCGCCGGGGTGGCGTGGCTCGGGTCGGCCGCGTGA
- a CDS encoding YggS family pyridoxal phosphate enzyme: MIARPDPPAGVDPAAAGSGDPARRAELARRLSVIEERIATAARTAGRDPAGLTLIAVSKTYPAADVVMLHTLGARQFAENREQEAGPKVTMVTRELAQVSGDPSAGGGDGLAGAGVAPGAAADPAPGEPNVIWHFVGQLQRNKARSVLRWADWVQSVDRSALVGVLSRLAVERGRPLSICLQVSLDSRSDSRGRVGSVVADSGRGGVDPGELPALADLVDEAPGLTLRGVMAVAPRGEPARPAFERLRAVAERLVVDHPQATVISAGMSSDLEAAVAEGATHLRIGTALFGERPGVP, translated from the coding sequence GTGATCGCGCGTCCGGACCCGCCCGCCGGGGTCGATCCGGCCGCGGCGGGAAGCGGCGACCCGGCGCGCCGGGCGGAGCTGGCCCGCCGGCTCAGCGTGATCGAGGAACGGATCGCCACCGCGGCCCGCACGGCCGGGCGCGATCCGGCCGGGCTAACCCTCATCGCTGTGAGCAAGACCTATCCGGCCGCGGATGTCGTGATGCTGCACACACTCGGGGCGCGCCAGTTCGCCGAGAACCGCGAGCAGGAGGCCGGCCCGAAGGTGACTATGGTCACGCGTGAGCTCGCCCAGGTCTCCGGCGACCCGTCCGCGGGCGGCGGGGACGGGCTCGCCGGGGCGGGCGTGGCGCCGGGTGCGGCGGCGGACCCGGCGCCGGGTGAACCGAACGTCATCTGGCACTTCGTCGGCCAACTTCAGCGCAACAAGGCCCGATCCGTCCTGCGTTGGGCGGACTGGGTCCAGTCGGTGGACCGATCGGCCCTGGTCGGCGTCCTGTCCCGGCTCGCGGTCGAACGAGGCCGCCCGCTGTCGATCTGCCTGCAGGTCTCGTTGGACTCACGGAGTGATTCCCGGGGGCGGGTGGGGTCCGTGGTCGCCGATTCGGGCCGGGGTGGCGTCGATCCAGGGGAGCTTCCGGCGCTGGCTGATCTTGTCGACGAGGCGCCCGGACTGACACTGCGCGGCGTCATGGCGGTTGCGCCCCGTGGTGAACCAGCACGTCCCGCGTTCGAGCGGCTGCGTGCCGTCGCCGAACGGCTGGTCGTGGACCACCCTCAGGCCACCGTGATCAGCGCCGGCATGTCGAGCGATCTCGAGGCCGCGGTGGCCGAGGGCGCGACACACCTTCGGATCGGGACCGCTTTGTTCGGTGAACGGCCGGGTGTCCCTTAG
- a CDS encoding cell division protein SepF produces MGLGRRAMVYLGLAEEDEDYLDDDDYDDGRAVGHDDRRAMHEPVPMDRTVRRIDAREEPVAMPRRPPVEPLRPAGPVPMRRVMPVEETHPYRITTLQPRSYNEARQIGEEFRDGTPVIMNLTDMDDVDAKRLVDFAAGLIFGLRGDIEKVTNKVFLLSPHNVEVTETDKRRIREGGFYNQS; encoded by the coding sequence ATGGGGCTCGGGCGCAGGGCGATGGTCTACCTCGGTCTGGCCGAGGAGGACGAGGACTATCTCGACGACGACGACTACGACGACGGTCGTGCGGTCGGTCATGACGACCGGCGTGCCATGCACGAACCGGTCCCGATGGACCGCACGGTCCGTCGGATCGACGCACGGGAGGAGCCGGTCGCCATGCCGCGACGTCCACCGGTCGAACCACTGCGCCCCGCCGGACCTGTGCCGATGCGGCGGGTGATGCCCGTCGAGGAGACGCACCCCTACCGGATCACGACGCTTCAGCCACGTAGCTACAATGAGGCGCGGCAGATCGGCGAGGAGTTCAGGGACGGCACCCCCGTTATCATGAACCTCACCGACATGGACGACGTCGACGCCAAGCGGCTGGTCGACTTCGCCGCCGGGCTGATCTTCGGGCTGCGTGGCGACATCGAGAAGGTGACCAACAAGGTCTTCCTGCTCTCGCCGCACAACGTCGAGGTCACCGAGACGGACAAGCGACGCATCCGTGAGGGTGGGTTCTACAACCAGTCATGA
- a CDS encoding YggT family protein, which produces MLLVYFLFLIARWITDLVLVLGRSFRPTGPLLLIFESVYTVTDPPLRLIRRILPPLRVGSVSLDLGYLVLFLVILVLRSYAQSL; this is translated from the coding sequence GTGCTGCTGGTCTACTTCCTGTTCCTGATAGCGCGGTGGATCACCGACCTTGTTCTCGTCCTCGGTCGATCGTTCCGTCCGACCGGCCCACTGTTGTTGATCTTCGAATCCGTGTACACGGTGACTGACCCCCCGTTGCGGCTCATCCGCCGTATCCTGCCCCCGTTGAGGGTGGGTAGCGTATCGCTTGACCTCGGGTATCTGGTGCTCTTCCTGGTGATCTTGGTGCTGCGAAGCTATGCCCAGAGCCTGTGA